In Kosmotoga arenicorallina S304, a genomic segment contains:
- a CDS encoding protease complex subunit PrcB family protein, which produces MKRTVLFSLLLLLISMGVQAVEGVIVMPVKMPCDDSLYEHFGSRTANIQILDLSCPEENLYVFILKGWLFLPNSEIHSGETTLKLVGRDTNFEKTLSLKRNGSYLTLEPRLLLLSKDIKTVEVMGVLVDISELVSVKLPFEVVKFPIDAIKEAGVFPVSVEGNSWDFSEKLPGNRIFLIVSAGEKPTGGYSLEVGKVNLYKHKITMEATLTYPPKGAFVTQVLTYPAVMLKLPELLEGEYELELVLLSEQDGMRSAKSYKNELIVTSPE; this is translated from the coding sequence ATGAAAAGAACAGTTCTTTTTTCATTGCTTTTGCTTCTGATATCGATGGGAGTGCAAGCTGTCGAAGGGGTAATAGTTATGCCCGTGAAAATGCCATGCGATGACAGCCTTTATGAACATTTTGGCTCGAGAACCGCGAACATCCAGATCCTTGATTTATCATGTCCGGAAGAAAACTTGTATGTTTTTATTCTCAAAGGCTGGCTTTTTTTACCCAACTCCGAAATTCACAGTGGAGAAACCACGCTGAAATTGGTAGGGCGGGATACGAATTTTGAGAAAACGCTATCTCTGAAAAGAAATGGCAGCTATCTAACTTTAGAACCTCGATTGCTTTTGCTTTCCAAGGACATTAAGACCGTTGAAGTGATGGGGGTTTTGGTGGATATATCAGAGCTTGTGAGCGTAAAGCTTCCCTTTGAAGTTGTTAAATTTCCCATTGATGCCATAAAGGAAGCAGGCGTTTTTCCAGTTTCGGTTGAAGGTAATAGCTGGGATTTCTCTGAAAAGCTTCCGGGAAACAGAATATTTCTGATAGTTTCAGCTGGCGAAAAACCTACCGGTGGCTATTCTCTTGAGGTTGGAAAAGTGAACCTGTATAAGCATAAGATCACCATGGAAGCAACGCTAACCTATCCGCCAAAGGGTGCTTTTGTAACACAGGTACTGACCTATCCTGCCGTAATGCTTAAACTTCCCGAGCTTTTAGAGGGCGAATATGAGCTTGAGCTTGTACTCCTTTCTGAACAGGATGGAATGAGATCTGCGAAAAGCTATAAGAACGAGTTGATAGTAACTTCGCCTGAGTAA